A section of the Mycoplasmopsis synoviae ATCC 25204 genome encodes:
- a CDS encoding L-lactate dehydrogenase produces the protein MKKIIVIGMGNVGTTFVNIALARGLQANFVFVDKNEEICQAHVHDFQDMIALMPRNNSTFKVGTLLQEAKDADIVIVTASIPANKDFSDRLKLAEANSKLMKSFGDQLKEAKFKGIVIVAANPCDVMASVFTYASNLPFKKVISTGTLLDSARFKKFIAQKFNVNADSVQASILGEHGSSAIPLWSTVKIGDATLENLLKSKKLKSNELNQILKQTIDEAFYIFSRKGNTQFGIGTSLYEITDAILNNKKQVMNIGVKLPANYKNAGIYISIPVIVGKNGYEYLSVKPNFNNNELKQFEASTSHMAKVHKDTLKLINIDMDFE, from the coding sequence ATGAAAAAAATTATTGTTATAGGTATGGGAAATGTAGGTACTACATTTGTCAATATAGCTTTAGCTAGAGGTTTGCAAGCAAATTTTGTTTTTGTTGATAAAAATGAAGAAATTTGCCAAGCTCATGTACATGATTTTCAAGATATGATTGCTCTAATGCCTCGTAATAATTCTACTTTTAAGGTAGGCACATTATTACAAGAAGCCAAAGACGCTGACATAGTAATTGTTACTGCATCAATTCCTGCTAATAAAGATTTTAGTGATCGTTTAAAACTAGCTGAGGCTAATTCAAAATTAATGAAGTCTTTTGGTGATCAATTAAAAGAAGCTAAATTCAAAGGTATAGTTATAGTTGCGGCTAATCCTTGTGATGTTATGGCTTCAGTATTTACTTATGCGTCAAATTTACCATTTAAAAAAGTTATTTCTACAGGAACATTGTTAGATTCCGCACGTTTTAAAAAATTTATTGCTCAAAAATTTAATGTTAATGCTGATTCTGTACAGGCAAGTATTTTAGGAGAACACGGTTCAAGCGCTATTCCTCTTTGATCTACTGTAAAAATTGGAGATGCTACTTTAGAAAATTTACTTAAAAGCAAGAAACTTAAATCTAACGAATTAAATCAAATATTAAAACAAACTATTGATGAAGCTTTCTATATTTTTTCAAGAAAAGGCAATACTCAATTTGGTATTGGAACATCTTTATATGAAATTACTGATGCTATTTTAAATAATAAAAAACAAGTAATGAATATTGGTGTAAAATTACCTGCTAATTACAAAAACGCAGGAATTTATATTTCAATACCAGTTATTGTTGGAAAAAATGGTTATGAGTATTTAAGTGTTAAACCTAATTTTAATAATAATGAATTAAAACAATTTGAAGCATCAACATCTCATATGGCTAAAGTGCATAAAGATACTTTAAAATTAATAAACATTGATATGGATTTTGAATAA
- the mip gene encoding Ig-specific serine endopeptidase MIP, whose product MKLKFKHLLLGNVLLLTGLTPLMVACVNTSSKKQIDDKTNPTTPSDEEKRASDKHGGLVEVQPERPSINLPGTNPTNPTIPTNIPGKPQLAIDNIEAYRKLSTTEKNKVDLEGYVNALSRLHGGLENVQNIISQRYNIPALNETQIQTYNQKAAAANQPDYASALLRNFSIVNDNNYLYVNPIRDSSKAAYWNSTPGNRGLPRYLPNEIYKKAAMQTYAIEFFNRNSELEKNPKGISKAYLTYRGTAWILDYELDSNGYPTKWYLATNAHVAAGFMKAKSDGSRFTNIVDLNAEKKRFEKAQKTFDEGQTKWEKISKNYLDKIERLHAEVNRYHGLKQQAETNGNAAKVSEYENLIKKIQDNDLPAAYQEKDSKTLEEWNKLPFEYRKAWSDSQETLKGGFLGETTSIVISHFNQNTPLNQWLRTNAVAPTVEKFTFKPEQVKLVYAGVDFLKTSPKDYIDPSSPISQIEESADFAVLEIDFNHPSGVNDTYKYTTRNTLQPTSDQENVVENARELAKIATSNYANWEKKDQISFISKSLKATYEEDQKAIINDVTLTNGQKTNAKKASLNFISVGFPISSTDNHLEKTYDTVVDQLEEGSQSLWINKPIYIAEGKENSIIGTKEYGGSLNPTLSIRNFLNMPGITDFTISNPLIQAEKNVGYVYNFIKDTESKYQGNQYTNYGLGYSLNSWQPLGGASGSSVRTIDNKLIGINFATADGAGVSLTAFTQAFRSEGESYNGFYGKYQLEEYDLIYGGGKNQRTSYRQALESLNANIKTALFPNGINKIPEEFKFKN is encoded by the coding sequence ATGAAATTAAAATTCAAACATTTACTTTTAGGTAATGTTTTGTTGTTAACTGGATTAACACCTTTGATGGTAGCTTGTGTAAATACAAGTTCTAAAAAACAAATAGATGATAAAACTAATCCTACAACTCCATCAGACGAAGAAAAAAGAGCTAGCGATAAACACGGAGGTTTAGTAGAAGTACAACCAGAAAGACCTTCAATTAACTTACCAGGCACTAATCCAACTAATCCGACAATTCCAACTAATATACCAGGAAAACCACAATTGGCTATTGATAATATTGAAGCATATAGAAAATTATCAACAACTGAAAAAAATAAAGTTGATTTAGAGGGCTATGTTAATGCTTTAAGTAGATTACATGGTGGATTAGAAAATGTGCAAAATATTATTTCTCAACGTTATAACATTCCTGCTTTAAATGAAACTCAAATTCAAACTTATAATCAAAAAGCCGCAGCAGCAAATCAACCTGATTATGCTAGTGCTCTATTAAGAAATTTTTCTATAGTTAATGATAATAATTATTTATATGTAAATCCTATTAGAGATTCATCAAAAGCTGCTTATTGAAATTCAACACCAGGTAATCGTGGTTTACCAAGATATTTACCTAATGAGATTTATAAAAAAGCAGCAATGCAAACATATGCAATTGAATTTTTCAATCGTAATTCAGAATTAGAAAAAAATCCCAAAGGTATCTCAAAAGCTTATTTAACTTACCGTGGTACTGCATGGATTTTAGATTATGAATTAGATAGTAATGGTTATCCTACTAAATGATATTTAGCAACTAACGCTCACGTAGCAGCTGGTTTTATGAAAGCTAAAAGTGATGGTTCAAGATTTACTAACATAGTTGATTTAAATGCTGAAAAAAAACGTTTTGAAAAAGCTCAAAAAACTTTTGATGAAGGACAAACTAAATGAGAAAAAATAAGTAAAAATTATTTAGATAAAATTGAAAGATTGCACGCTGAAGTTAATAGATATCATGGTTTAAAACAACAAGCTGAAACAAACGGCAATGCTGCTAAAGTTAGCGAATATGAAAATTTAATTAAAAAAATCCAAGATAATGATTTACCTGCTGCATATCAAGAAAAAGATAGCAAAACTTTAGAAGAATGAAATAAATTACCTTTTGAATATCGCAAAGCTTGATCAGATTCACAAGAAACTCTAAAAGGAGGTTTCTTGGGAGAAACTACAAGTATTGTTATTAGTCATTTTAATCAAAATACTCCTTTAAACCAATGATTAAGAACTAATGCAGTAGCTCCAACTGTAGAAAAATTTACTTTTAAACCAGAACAAGTTAAATTAGTTTATGCTGGTGTAGATTTTCTTAAAACAAGTCCTAAAGATTATATAGATCCTTCTTCTCCAATTAGTCAAATTGAAGAATCGGCCGATTTTGCTGTTCTTGAAATTGATTTTAATCATCCAAGCGGTGTAAATGATACTTACAAATATACTACAAGAAATACTTTACAACCAACAAGCGATCAAGAAAATGTTGTAGAAAATGCCAGAGAATTAGCTAAAATAGCTACTTCAAATTATGCAAATTGAGAGAAAAAAGATCAAATTAGTTTTATTTCTAAATCTTTAAAAGCAACTTATGAAGAAGATCAGAAAGCTATTATTAATGATGTTACACTTACTAATGGTCAAAAAACAAATGCTAAAAAAGCTAGTTTAAACTTTATTTCAGTGGGATTCCCAATTTCTTCAACTGATAATCACTTAGAAAAAACTTATGATACTGTTGTTGATCAATTAGAAGAAGGTAGTCAAAGTTTATGAATTAATAAACCAATTTATATAGCTGAAGGTAAAGAAAATAGTATTATCGGAACTAAAGAATACGGCGGTAGTTTGAATCCTACTTTAAGTATTAGAAACTTTTTAAATATGCCCGGAATTACTGATTTTACTATTTCTAATCCTTTAATTCAAGCTGAAAAAAATGTCGGTTATGTTTATAATTTTATAAAAGATACTGAGTCAAAATATCAAGGTAATCAATATACTAATTATGGATTAGGTTATTCTCTTAATTCATGACAACCATTAGGTGGGGCTTCAGGTTCAAGTGTAAGAACTATTGATAATAAATTAATTGGTATTAACTTTGCTACAGCAGATGGAGCCGGTGTTTCTTTAACAGCATTTACTCAAGCTTTTAGAAGTGAAGGTGAAAGTTACAATGGTTTTTATGGTAAATACCAATTAGAAGAATATGATTTAATTTATGGTGGTGGTAAAAATCAAAGAACTTCATACCGTCAAGCCTTAGAGTCATTAAACGCAAATATTAAAACAGCATTATTCCCTAATGGAATAAATAAAATTCCAGAAGAATTTAAATTCAAAAATTAA
- a CDS encoding MSC_0618 family F1-like ATPase beta subunit encodes MSAKITKIWSDVVQVSFTNEALPAINTLLKTANNAYLIVKKVIDEKTLLAVLVDSQDNLAIGQEIQVLNHSFQVPVGNLSKGHIYDILGNNLSSPEITNVTKVEMNSTIKNNTNYTKKHQLLVTGIKAIDFFVPIFEGDKIGIFGGAGVGKTVLMKEIIFNLSKQKENTSAIFIGSGERSREAIELYNDLSESNLMKNSVMYVSRMNENPGARMSIVPVGITAAEYLRDNNKENVLLFIDNIFRFLQAGNEVAASLDKKPSIGGYQATLNTEISQAEQRLFNNENGSITSFQTVFLPMDDLSDPSAVAVFNHLNSSLVLSREISAKNIFPAFDPLVSSSNNVNPEFIGQRHYNAILETKYILQKYKEIEDVMLILGFDELDDESKTIVKKALQLQKFFSQNFYTTEHFTLKSGVFVKLEDTISSVEKILKGQFLDLNPEKFSYIASVDDIKI; translated from the coding sequence ATGAGTGCTAAAATAACTAAAATTTGATCTGATGTTGTACAAGTAAGTTTTACTAATGAAGCTTTACCAGCAATTAACACTTTATTAAAAACTGCTAATAATGCTTATTTAATTGTTAAAAAAGTCATTGACGAAAAAACTCTTTTAGCTGTTTTAGTTGATTCACAAGATAATTTGGCAATTGGCCAAGAAATTCAAGTTCTAAATCATTCATTCCAAGTGCCAGTTGGCAATTTATCTAAAGGACATATTTATGATATTTTAGGTAATAATTTAAGTAGCCCAGAAATTACTAATGTTACTAAAGTTGAAATGAATTCAACAATTAAAAATAATACTAACTATACTAAAAAACACCAATTATTAGTTACTGGTATTAAAGCAATTGACTTTTTTGTGCCTATTTTTGAAGGGGATAAAATTGGAATTTTTGGTGGAGCAGGTGTTGGTAAAACTGTGTTAATGAAAGAAATTATTTTCAATTTATCAAAACAAAAAGAAAACACTTCTGCTATTTTTATAGGTTCTGGTGAACGTTCAAGAGAAGCTATTGAACTTTATAATGATTTAAGCGAATCTAATTTAATGAAAAATTCAGTAATGTATGTTTCTCGTATGAATGAAAATCCTGGAGCAAGAATGAGCATTGTTCCAGTAGGTATTACAGCTGCTGAATATTTAAGAGATAATAATAAAGAAAATGTCTTATTATTTATTGATAATATTTTCCGTTTTTTACAAGCTGGAAATGAAGTTGCCGCTTCTTTAGATAAAAAACCTTCAATCGGTGGTTATCAAGCAACTTTAAACACTGAAATTTCGCAAGCAGAACAAAGATTATTTAATAATGAAAATGGTTCAATTACTTCCTTTCAAACTGTTTTCTTACCAATGGATGATTTGTCTGATCCTTCAGCTGTAGCTGTATTTAATCACTTAAATTCTTCATTAGTGCTTTCAAGAGAAATTAGTGCTAAAAATATTTTTCCTGCTTTTGATCCTTTAGTTTCTTCATCAAATAATGTTAATCCTGAATTCATCGGTCAAAGGCATTATAATGCCATTTTAGAAACTAAATATATTTTGCAAAAATATAAAGAAATCGAAGATGTTATGTTAATTTTAGGTTTTGATGAATTAGACGATGAATCTAAAACAATTGTTAAAAAAGCTTTACAATTACAAAAATTCTTCTCACAAAATTTCTATACGACAGAACATTTTACACTTAAAAGTGGTGTTTTTGTTAAATTGGAAGATACAATTAGTTCAGTTGAGAAAATTTTAAAAGGTCAATTTTTAGATTTAAATCCAGAAAAATTCTCATATATTGCTTCAGTAGATGATATTAAAATTTAA
- a CDS encoding putative immunoglobulin-blocking virulence protein, producing MIKAKKIKLLINFGAISILGVAVAVTAKVIIDNSSDKARDLNVIIASRGDKSVLNLKNVETDDINSSNKDNNLKEIKEETITPVVNDKEENQVESPMEPEPDPEESNKYFSDVTKPIENPQPEPPVESKPPAKPEKPDVSKLLPNSNPGYVNIDSLPDFDFAIDKPKENPVGKLTEEQTKTIKTAVSTLVNLTKDLPEQFTNEQIEQINDAIYKIRKLGAATKNEGKKDWTLLLKNLYNNDGRTTSEKSKAIGFQIINDAYNLPKEFKDMWANIERDLDKFLAKGMVPNIQWGYTGNSWTFIDHSDNVVRNRMISNHQNRYFAYDSEYKRNSKVIRDLDYEGFKKQDATNSFIQYGAGSNIGITVLQYTPEGEFAKSKVQGNRLIAVLDASNVAGYNNFLNFLKKTEQAGQKLDGIVIRNMGLIDKYQDFSKILAQMPDSIQKLTLFFEAKDTSSLIGLKDKKIQELDLYNSSNTVADDWGINPYALRGVKNITFDYNHESITTSTVQPNNKNMPGSIVFNTLKFDKGMTLDQINEGLKIALKDRYGERIFQGAFGDGSWPTYLDFSNLPEIRNLKDMNFNTRVFKKLTLYNRTNVFETDAKTLHEQQWTALLFKGPERPKLYFLSPQEVNTLYIKGNAIDLGDNWGRELYCLIEAGKDVFQTVYVDNETMAQVLNNSQAFRQFNKKAIVKPAGFNNSADNSIVSFE from the coding sequence ATGATAAAAGCAAAAAAGATTAAATTATTAATTAATTTTGGTGCTATTAGTATTTTAGGTGTTGCTGTAGCAGTAACGGCTAAAGTTATAATTGATAATTCTAGTGATAAAGCTAGAGATTTAAATGTTATTATTGCTTCAAGAGGTGATAAATCAGTTTTAAATTTAAAAAATGTTGAAACTGATGATATTAATTCCTCAAATAAAGATAACAATTTAAAAGAAATAAAAGAAGAAACAATAACTCCTGTAGTTAACGATAAAGAAGAAAATCAAGTTGAATCTCCTATGGAACCTGAACCTGACCCAGAAGAATCTAATAAATATTTTAGTGATGTAACTAAACCAATAGAAAATCCTCAACCTGAACCTCCTGTGGAATCTAAACCTCCTGCGAAACCTGAAAAACCTGATGTAAGTAAATTATTACCTAATTCTAATCCTGGATATGTAAATATAGATAGTTTGCCGGATTTTGATTTTGCTATTGATAAACCTAAAGAAAATCCTGTTGGCAAATTAACAGAAGAACAAACTAAAACTATTAAAACTGCAGTGTCTACTTTAGTTAATTTAACTAAAGATTTACCAGAACAATTTACTAATGAACAAATTGAACAAATTAACGATGCAATTTATAAAATAAGAAAATTAGGTGCAGCAACAAAAAATGAAGGCAAAAAGGATTGAACACTTTTATTAAAAAATTTATATAATAATGATGGTAGAACTACAAGCGAAAAATCTAAAGCTATAGGTTTTCAAATTATCAATGATGCTTACAATTTACCTAAAGAATTTAAAGATATGTGAGCTAATATTGAAAGAGATTTAGATAAATTTTTAGCTAAAGGTATGGTGCCAAATATTCAATGAGGTTATACTGGTAATTCTTGAACCTTTATAGATCATTCAGATAATGTAGTAAGAAATAGAATGATATCAAATCATCAAAATAGATATTTTGCATATGATAGTGAATATAAACGTAATTCTAAAGTTATTCGTGATTTAGATTATGAAGGTTTTAAAAAACAAGACGCAACTAATAGTTTTATTCAATATGGAGCAGGAAGTAACATTGGTATAACTGTTTTACAATATACACCTGAAGGCGAATTTGCCAAAAGTAAAGTTCAAGGCAATCGTTTAATAGCTGTTTTAGATGCATCAAATGTTGCAGGTTATAATAATTTCCTTAACTTTTTGAAAAAAACAGAACAAGCCGGACAAAAATTGGATGGTATAGTTATAAGAAATATGGGCTTAATTGATAAATATCAAGATTTTAGCAAAATATTAGCTCAAATGCCAGATTCAATACAAAAATTAACTTTATTCTTTGAAGCTAAAGACACTTCATCATTAATTGGTTTAAAAGATAAAAAAATACAAGAATTAGATTTATATAATTCAAGCAATACAGTAGCTGATGATTGAGGTATTAATCCATATGCTTTAAGAGGAGTAAAAAATATTACTTTTGATTACAATCATGAATCAATCACTACTTCTACGGTCCAACCTAATAATAAAAATATGCCCGGTTCTATAGTATTTAATACCTTAAAATTTGATAAAGGCATGACCTTAGATCAAATTAATGAAGGACTTAAAATTGCTCTTAAAGATAGATATGGCGAGAGAATTTTTCAAGGAGCATTTGGTGATGGTTCATGACCTACTTATTTAGATTTTTCTAATTTACCTGAAATTAGAAATTTAAAAGACATGAATTTTAACACTAGAGTATTTAAAAAATTAACTCTTTATAATAGAACAAACGTATTTGAAACTGATGCTAAAACTCTGCACGAGCAACAATGAACCGCATTATTATTTAAAGGTCCTGAAAGACCAAAATTGTATTTTCTTTCTCCACAAGAAGTTAATACCTTGTATATAAAAGGTAATGCCATAGATTTAGGCGATAATTGGGGTAGAGAATTATATTGCTTAATCGAAGCAGGAAAAGATGTTTTCCAAACAGTTTATGTAGATAATGAAACAATGGCTCAAGTATTAAATAATTCACAAGCTTTTAGACAATTTAATAAAAAAGCAATAGTAAAACCTGCAGGCTTTAATAATAGCGCTGATAATTCTATTGTTTCTTTCGAATAA